One genomic segment of Lysobacter sp. 5GHs7-4 includes these proteins:
- a CDS encoding RnfH family protein, translating to MKIELVRAWPRRFETLTLDLPDGARLRDALALAGWDDDAEAVAYAVYGVRAEPDAALRDGDRIELLRPLLADPKDARRRRAQARGPLKGGASK from the coding sequence GTGAAAATCGAGCTGGTCCGCGCCTGGCCGCGGCGGTTCGAGACGCTGACGCTGGACCTGCCCGACGGCGCGCGCCTGCGCGATGCGCTGGCCCTGGCCGGCTGGGACGACGACGCGGAGGCGGTGGCCTATGCCGTGTACGGCGTGCGCGCCGAGCCCGATGCGGCGCTGCGCGACGGCGACCGGATCGAGCTGTTGCGGCCCTTGCTGGCCGATCCCAAGGACGCGCGCCGGCGCCGCGCGCAGGCGCGCGGACCGCTCAAGGGCGGGGCGTCGAAGTAA
- the fur gene encoding ferric iron uptake transcriptional regulator encodes MESQDLRNAGLKVTHPRMRILELLEQSKPRHMTAEDIYRLLLEKGEDIGLATVYRVLTQFESAGLVLKHNFEAGQSVYELDRGHHHDHMVDIETGKITEFESAEIEELQRKIAAKHGYEIEEHSLVLYVRKKR; translated from the coding sequence ATGGAATCGCAGGACCTGCGCAACGCCGGACTCAAGGTCACCCATCCGCGCATGCGGATCCTGGAGCTGCTGGAGCAGTCCAAGCCGCGCCACATGACCGCCGAGGACATCTACCGGCTGCTGCTGGAAAAGGGCGAGGACATCGGCCTGGCCACGGTCTACCGCGTGCTGACCCAGTTCGAATCCGCCGGCCTGGTGCTGAAGCACAACTTCGAAGCCGGCCAGTCGGTGTACGAGCTGGACCGCGGCCACCACCACGACCACATGGTCGACATCGAGACCGGCAAGATCACTGAGTTCGAAAGCGCCGAGATCGAGGAACTGCAGCGCAAGATCGCGGCCAAGCACGGCTACGAGATCGAGGAACACTCGCTGGTGCTGTACGTGCGCAAGAAGCGCTGA
- a CDS encoding type II toxin-antitoxin system RatA family toxin — protein sequence MPIIRRSALVEHSAARMYALVNDVAAYPRRFDWCDNAQVLESSEDHMVARLDLGLGALRTWFTTRNTLSPPHHIELKLVDGPFRQLGGRWEFHALDECACKVTLTLDFEPAVKLLGPAMAIGFQSLADRMVDDFVRVADREDEA from the coding sequence ATGCCGATCATCCGCCGTTCCGCCCTAGTCGAACACTCCGCCGCGCGCATGTACGCGCTGGTCAACGACGTGGCGGCCTATCCGCGCCGCTTCGACTGGTGCGACAACGCGCAGGTGCTGGAGAGCAGCGAGGACCACATGGTGGCGCGGTTGGACCTGGGGCTGGGGGCGCTGCGGACCTGGTTCACCACCCGCAACACCCTGTCGCCGCCGCACCACATCGAGCTCAAGCTGGTCGACGGCCCGTTCCGCCAGCTCGGCGGGCGCTGGGAGTTCCACGCCCTGGACGAGTGCGCCTGCAAGGTCACCCTGACCCTGGACTTCGAGCCGGCGGTGAAGCTGCTGGGCCCGGCGATGGCGATCGGCTTCCAGAGCCTGGCCGACCGCATGGTCGACGACTTCGTGCGGGTGGCCGACCGCGAGGACGAGGCGTGA
- the smpB gene encoding SsrA-binding protein SmpB, with translation MAKNENNKAGKNKGKGAAGGTIALNKRSRHDYHLEERFEAGLALQGWELKAIRAGRANITDAYAVIREGEMFLYGSQINPLISASTHVVAEERRTRKLLLHRREIDNLIGRVQRDGYTVVLTALYWKGNKVKAEVALAKGKQSHDKREASKERDWAREKQRVMRRHNRDA, from the coding sequence ATGGCTAAGAATGAAAACAACAAGGCTGGCAAGAATAAAGGAAAGGGCGCCGCCGGCGGCACCATCGCCCTGAACAAGCGCTCGCGCCACGATTACCACCTGGAAGAACGCTTCGAGGCCGGCCTGGCCCTGCAGGGCTGGGAGCTCAAGGCGATCCGCGCCGGACGCGCCAACATCACCGACGCCTACGCGGTCATCCGCGAGGGCGAGATGTTCCTGTACGGCTCCCAGATCAACCCGCTGATCTCCGCCTCGACCCACGTCGTGGCCGAGGAGCGCCGCACCCGCAAACTGCTGCTGCACCGGCGCGAGATCGACAACCTGATCGGCCGCGTCCAGCGCGACGGCTACACCGTGGTGCTCACCGCGCTGTATTGGAAGGGCAACAAGGTCAAGGCCGAGGTCGCCCTGGCCAAGGGCAAGCAGAGCCACGACAAGCGCGAGGCCAGCAAGGAACGCGACTGGGCGCGCGAGAAACAGCGCGTGATGCGGCGGCATAACCGCGACGCTTGA
- a CDS encoding helix-turn-helix domain-containing protein codes for MSSTPHDEFARRLHQALDFSGFAKGRARTGALASYYGVSRETARKWLIGLALPELERMLSIAVQQHVSFEWLATGRGTIEGKSLSVRDQTTKYSDPDELRLMGLMRKLSRKKRRALIELLDGH; via the coding sequence ATGAGCAGCACGCCGCACGACGAATTCGCCCGCCGCCTGCACCAGGCGCTGGATTTCTCGGGCTTCGCCAAGGGCCGCGCCCGTACCGGCGCGCTCGCCTCGTATTACGGGGTGAGCCGCGAGACCGCGCGCAAATGGCTGATCGGCCTGGCCCTGCCCGAGCTGGAACGCATGCTCTCGATCGCCGTGCAGCAGCACGTGAGTTTCGAGTGGCTGGCCACGGGCCGCGGCACCATCGAAGGCAAATCGCTGTCGGTGCGCGACCAGACCACCAAGTACAGCGATCCCGACGAGCTGCGCCTGATGGGCCTGATGCGCAAACTGTCGCGCAAGAAACGACGCGCCCTGATCGAGCTGCTCGACGGTCACTGA
- a CDS encoding CHASE domain-containing protein yields MSPADLDDSAATQLSGLVPRRSYLLALLVLIGALIFVFTAWTVARDRELRSAESEFRAQSENVTDLVRQRLVYYELVAGGGVSLFASVARPTPQQWRAYVDGMDLNRRFSAMLGLGFGGYVRSSRLPDLQTEWRESGYGMLEVRPRGIRRDYGPILYLEPKTAANVAAIGYDMYSEPTRAEAMLAALESGQPQLTGPVHLIQDGAEQHVGLVLYLPVYRGGDRPASLDARRSSMQGWVYVPFRMQRFVENSLNNSFKDVRFRVYDIDSGPNALLYSSPGERDKAEPAFRHSTLLNVYGRHWRLDFESAPQAQSAPRLASLQNMLALGLFASLLLYAVALTLARTEARARKIALRMTEDYRRSETRFRSAMRYSAIGKALLDSDGRIVDANPALVAIVGNNEAALQGMRFDALFENEDQELIGKATGRTDTDGVHRATRRLHREDGLVRQVQLTYAPVPGNIGQDISGLVQVEDVTERLRAEARVHALNRTLEARVALRTRELSQANQELEAFAYSVSHDLRAPLRAIEGFSRILIEKHTAQLDDSGRDYLGRVRKAAGRMGELIDALLQMSRLARSELKLDRIDLSKLAGEIVEELRTADPQRSVQVDIQPGLQVVGDAALLRNLLANLLGNAWKFTRLQSQPRIAFGADINAQGLPEFYVRDNGAGFAQEYVGKLFRPFQRLHTDSDFPGHGIGLASVKRIVERHGGTIRADGVEGQGATFTFTLPGE; encoded by the coding sequence ATGAGCCCAGCCGACCTGGACGATTCCGCCGCCACCCAACTGTCCGGCCTGGTACCGCGCCGCAGCTATCTGCTCGCGCTGCTGGTGCTGATCGGCGCCCTGATCTTCGTGTTCACGGCCTGGACCGTGGCGCGCGATCGCGAGCTGCGCTCAGCCGAGTCCGAGTTCCGCGCCCAGAGCGAGAACGTCACCGATCTGGTGCGGCAGCGCCTGGTCTACTACGAACTGGTCGCCGGCGGCGGCGTGTCTTTGTTCGCCTCGGTCGCGCGGCCTACGCCGCAGCAGTGGCGGGCGTATGTCGACGGCATGGATCTGAACCGGCGGTTCTCGGCCATGCTGGGCCTGGGCTTTGGCGGCTACGTGCGCAGCTCACGCCTGCCGGACCTGCAGACCGAGTGGCGCGAGTCCGGCTACGGCATGCTCGAAGTGCGTCCGCGCGGCATACGCCGCGACTACGGCCCGATCCTGTACCTGGAACCCAAGACCGCGGCCAACGTGGCGGCGATCGGTTACGACATGTACTCCGAGCCGACCCGCGCCGAAGCGATGCTGGCGGCGCTGGAGTCGGGGCAGCCGCAGCTGACAGGGCCGGTGCACCTGATCCAGGACGGTGCCGAACAGCACGTCGGCCTGGTGCTGTACCTGCCGGTGTACCGCGGCGGCGACCGGCCGGCGAGCCTGGACGCGCGCCGCAGCTCGATGCAGGGCTGGGTGTACGTGCCGTTCCGCATGCAGCGCTTCGTCGAGAATTCCTTGAACAACTCGTTCAAGGACGTGCGTTTCCGCGTCTACGACATCGATAGCGGGCCGAACGCCTTGCTGTATTCCAGTCCTGGTGAGCGCGACAAGGCGGAACCGGCGTTCCGCCATTCGACCCTGTTGAACGTGTACGGCCGGCACTGGCGACTGGATTTCGAATCCGCGCCGCAGGCGCAGTCGGCGCCGCGCCTGGCCAGCCTGCAGAACATGCTGGCGCTGGGATTGTTCGCCTCGCTGCTGCTGTACGCGGTGGCGCTGACCCTGGCGCGCACCGAGGCGCGCGCGCGCAAGATCGCGCTGCGCATGACCGAGGACTATCGCCGCAGCGAAACGCGTTTCCGCAGCGCGATGCGCTACTCGGCGATCGGCAAGGCGCTGCTGGACAGCGACGGGCGCATCGTCGACGCCAATCCGGCGCTGGTGGCGATCGTCGGCAACAACGAGGCGGCCTTGCAGGGCATGCGCTTCGATGCGCTGTTCGAGAACGAAGATCAGGAGCTGATCGGCAAGGCCACCGGCCGCACCGACACCGACGGCGTGCACCGCGCCACCCGCCGCCTGCACCGCGAGGACGGGCTGGTGCGTCAGGTCCAGCTGACCTACGCGCCGGTGCCGGGCAATATCGGTCAGGACATCAGCGGCCTGGTCCAGGTCGAGGACGTGACCGAGCGCCTGCGCGCGGAAGCGCGCGTGCACGCGCTCAACCGCACGCTGGAGGCGCGCGTGGCGCTGCGCACGCGCGAGCTCAGCCAGGCCAATCAGGAGCTGGAAGCGTTCGCCTACAGCGTGTCCCACGATCTGCGCGCGCCCTTGCGCGCGATCGAGGGCTTCAGCCGCATCCTGATCGAGAAGCACACCGCCCAGCTCGACGATTCGGGCCGGGATTACCTCGGCCGCGTGCGCAAGGCGGCCGGACGCATGGGCGAGCTGATCGACGCCCTGCTGCAGATGTCGCGCCTGGCGCGCAGCGAACTCAAGCTGGACCGCATCGACCTGAGCAAGCTGGCCGGGGAGATCGTCGAGGAACTGCGCACCGCCGACCCGCAACGCAGCGTCCAGGTCGATATCCAGCCGGGCCTGCAGGTGGTCGGCGACGCCGCCTTGCTGCGCAACCTGCTGGCCAACCTGTTGGGTAATGCCTGGAAGTTCACCCGCCTGCAGTCGCAACCGCGGATCGCGTTCGGTGCCGACATCAACGCTCAGGGCCTGCCCGAGTTCTATGTGCGCGACAACGGCGCCGGCTTCGCCCAGGAGTACGTGGGCAAGCTGTTCCGCCCGTTCCAGCGCCTGCACACCGACAGCGACTTCCCCGGCCACGGCATCGGCCTGGCCTCGGTCAAACGCATCGTCGAACGCCACGGCGGCACGATCCGCGCCGACGGCGTCGAGGGACAGGGGGCGACGTTTACGTTTACGTTGCCTGGGGAGTAG
- a CDS encoding nitronate monooxygenase, with the protein MPHALLGTDFPLIQAPMAGSQGSALAVAVCQAGGLGSLPAAMLSPQQLGEELAAIAAQTDRPYNVNFFCHTPPEADAEVEAAWRAALAPYYDEFGIDPATIAAGAGRRPFDAQIAELVAAFRPRVVSFHFGLPSPALLERVRAWGAKVLASATTVEEARWLEARGVDAVIAQGLEAGGHRGHFLDPDLSRQSGTFALLRQVAQAVRVPVIAAGGIADAAGVAAAMRLGAAAVQIGTAYLLCPEATTSAVHRAALKGAHRGHTALTNVFSGRPARGIVNRFMRERGPISELAPTFPLAGGALTLVRAAAEARGSGEFSPLWAGQNAQGCREIPAGELTRELARGFEG; encoded by the coding sequence ATGCCGCACGCCCTGCTCGGTACCGACTTTCCGCTGATCCAGGCGCCCATGGCCGGCTCGCAAGGCAGCGCGCTGGCGGTCGCGGTCTGCCAGGCGGGCGGGCTGGGATCGTTGCCGGCGGCAATGCTGAGCCCACAGCAGTTGGGCGAGGAACTGGCGGCGATCGCGGCGCAGACCGATCGCCCCTACAACGTCAATTTCTTCTGCCATACGCCGCCCGAAGCCGATGCTGAGGTCGAGGCGGCGTGGCGCGCGGCGTTGGCGCCCTACTACGACGAGTTCGGCATCGATCCGGCGACGATCGCCGCCGGCGCCGGACGGCGTCCGTTCGATGCGCAGATTGCCGAACTGGTGGCCGCGTTCCGGCCGCGCGTGGTCAGTTTCCACTTCGGTCTGCCCTCGCCCGCCTTGTTGGAACGCGTGCGGGCCTGGGGCGCGAAGGTGTTGGCCTCGGCCACCACCGTCGAGGAGGCGCGTTGGCTGGAGGCGCGCGGTGTCGACGCGGTGATCGCGCAGGGACTGGAAGCGGGCGGGCATCGCGGGCACTTCCTCGACCCGGACCTGAGCCGGCAATCCGGCACCTTCGCCTTGCTGCGGCAGGTCGCGCAGGCGGTGCGGGTGCCGGTGATCGCCGCGGGCGGGATCGCCGATGCGGCCGGTGTGGCGGCGGCGATGCGGTTGGGCGCGGCGGCGGTGCAGATCGGCACCGCTTATCTGCTGTGCCCCGAGGCCACGACCAGCGCGGTGCATCGCGCCGCGCTCAAGGGCGCGCACCGCGGGCACACCGCGCTCACCAATGTGTTCAGCGGGCGGCCGGCGCGCGGCATCGTCAATCGGTTCATGCGCGAGCGCGGGCCGATCAGTGAGTTGGCGCCGACGTTTCCCTTGGCGGGCGGCGCATTGACGCTGGTACGTGCGGCGGCTGAGGCGCGCGGCAGCGGCGAGTTTTCGCCGTTGTGGGCTGGGCAGAATGCGCAGGGGTGTCGGGAAATTCCGGCGGGCGAGTTGACGCGGGAGCTGGCTCGGGGGTTCGAGGGTTAG
- a CDS encoding enhanced serine sensitivity protein SseB C-terminal domain-containing protein: MDSTPTPLDTALAQAAADPAARPAFYRLLLDSQIYVIGHTRTPEASDDPNAGRNKLAVMQWQKDDGTLYLPFFTSLQALQREIDAEVAVIGVTAREFFQITRGARLVLNPSSQYGREFDPGEIAALLDTGSVHAASPRVVARSSEVLLGQPQHTPQRMLASLRSLLSKHGQVRAAYLAQMHDPAVTPAPVLLIGLDGDGDLTRTVQDVGAVAADTADHAPGVDVVLIQRGDNGLSDYLLREVEPFYRRSLGATLRGWFSGERR; encoded by the coding sequence ATGGATTCGACACCCACCCCTCTGGACACCGCCCTGGCCCAAGCCGCCGCCGACCCGGCCGCGCGGCCGGCGTTCTACCGTCTGCTGCTGGATTCGCAGATCTACGTAATCGGCCACACTCGCACGCCCGAGGCCAGCGACGACCCCAACGCCGGCCGTAACAAGCTGGCGGTGATGCAATGGCAGAAGGACGACGGCACGCTCTATCTGCCCTTCTTCACCAGCCTGCAGGCGCTGCAGCGCGAGATCGATGCCGAAGTGGCGGTGATCGGCGTGACCGCGCGGGAGTTCTTCCAGATCACGCGCGGCGCGCGTCTAGTGCTTAACCCCAGCTCGCAGTACGGCAGGGAGTTCGATCCCGGGGAAATCGCCGCCCTGCTGGACACCGGGTCCGTCCACGCCGCCAGCCCGCGCGTCGTCGCGCGCAGCAGCGAAGTCTTGCTGGGGCAGCCGCAGCACACGCCACAGCGCATGCTGGCCAGCCTGCGCAGCCTGTTGTCGAAACACGGGCAAGTCCGCGCCGCCTACCTGGCGCAGATGCACGATCCCGCCGTCACGCCCGCGCCGGTGCTGCTGATCGGCCTGGACGGCGACGGCGATCTGACGCGGACGGTGCAGGACGTCGGCGCGGTGGCGGCCGACACCGCCGATCATGCACCGGGCGTCGACGTCGTGCTGATCCAACGAGGCGACAACGGCTTGAGCGACTATTTGCTACGCGAGGTCGAACCGTTCTACCGGCGTTCGCTGGGCGCTACGCTGCGCGGCTGGTTTTCGGGCGAGCGACGCTGA
- a CDS encoding pyridoxamine 5'-phosphate oxidase family protein translates to MHDAADLKEKLWKALRSDRTLMLGLDGVERGHTRPMTAMTEDDRSPIWFFTSTDNALVPHLATGRAAIAAFSSKGHDLFASISGTLVRDQDRAAIERLWNPFIAAWFEGGKDDPKLALLRFDAAEAEVWLNENSLLAGVKMLLGVDPKKDYQDKVGEVKLG, encoded by the coding sequence ATGCACGACGCCGCGGATCTCAAAGAAAAACTATGGAAGGCGCTGCGTTCGGATCGCACGTTGATGCTGGGCCTGGACGGCGTGGAGCGCGGTCACACGCGGCCCATGACCGCCATGACCGAGGACGATCGCAGTCCGATCTGGTTCTTCACCTCGACCGACAACGCGCTGGTGCCGCACTTGGCCACCGGCCGCGCGGCGATCGCGGCCTTCTCGTCGAAGGGGCACGATCTGTTCGCCAGCATCAGCGGCACGCTGGTGCGCGATCAGGACCGCGCGGCGATCGAGCGTTTGTGGAATCCCTTCATCGCGGCCTGGTTCGAGGGCGGCAAGGACGATCCCAAGTTGGCCCTGCTGCGTTTCGACGCGGCCGAGGCCGAGGTCTGGCTCAACGAGAACAGCCTGCTGGCGGGCGTCAAGATGCTGCTGGGCGTCGATCCGAAGAAGGATTACCAGGACAAGGTCGGCGAGGTGAAGCTGGGCTAG
- the bamE gene encoding outer membrane protein assembly factor BamE: MRKLLLVLSIALITSGCGILYKQPIYQGNLLEKTAIDQLQTGMTKQQVQLLLGSPSIEDPFHHDRWDYTATQRTGRLARTEKKNLVLHFENDALARWEGDYFPEQDEQIAKAAPKQFGRNLAKEKDKKRRR, from the coding sequence ATGCGCAAGCTCCTGCTCGTCCTTTCGATCGCCCTGATCACCTCCGGTTGCGGCATTCTCTACAAGCAGCCGATCTACCAGGGCAACCTGCTCGAGAAGACCGCGATCGATCAGCTGCAGACCGGCATGACCAAGCAGCAGGTGCAGTTGCTGCTGGGCAGCCCCTCGATCGAAGACCCGTTCCACCACGACCGCTGGGACTACACCGCCACCCAGCGCACCGGCCGCCTGGCGCGGACCGAGAAGAAGAACCTGGTGCTGCACTTCGAGAACGACGCGCTGGCCCGCTGGGAAGGCGACTACTTCCCCGAGCAGGACGAGCAGATCGCCAAGGCCGCGCCCAAGCAGTTCGGCCGCAACCTGGCCAAGGAAAAGGACAAGAAGCGCCGCCGCTGA
- a CDS encoding DUF2199 domain-containing protein, with protein sequence MSAGPLVRCSCCGEMVAQSELEFAFKYPDAYHALEPAERAAVDTFCEANFCVIGGRRLFVRGLVPLQLREQDDDYCIGAWAELTQADWLLARTMWDEEGNDRVPEFDGVLANHLPHTYELSTLGLSVRVQLHDESRPSFRLCETGHPLEAEQRDGISAHRALHFTGLLGD encoded by the coding sequence ATGTCGGCCGGTCCGCTGGTGCGCTGCTCGTGCTGCGGCGAGATGGTCGCGCAGAGCGAGCTGGAGTTCGCCTTCAAGTACCCGGATGCCTACCACGCGCTGGAACCGGCTGAGCGTGCGGCCGTGGACACGTTCTGCGAGGCCAACTTCTGCGTGATCGGCGGCCGCCGGCTGTTCGTGCGAGGGCTGGTGCCGCTGCAGCTGCGCGAGCAGGACGACGACTACTGCATCGGCGCCTGGGCCGAGCTGACGCAGGCCGACTGGCTGCTGGCGCGGACGATGTGGGACGAGGAGGGCAATGACCGCGTGCCCGAGTTCGACGGCGTGCTGGCCAACCATCTGCCGCATACCTACGAGTTGAGCACCCTGGGCCTGAGCGTGCGCGTGCAACTGCACGACGAGAGCCGGCCGAGTTTCCGCCTGTGCGAGACCGGGCATCCGCTGGAAGCCGAGCAGCGCGATGGCATTTCCGCGCACCGGGCGCTGCATTTCACGGGGCTGCTGGGCGACTGA